DNA sequence from the Juglans microcarpa x Juglans regia isolate MS1-56 chromosome 5S, Jm3101_v1.0, whole genome shotgun sequence genome:
TATGTACAATATGATTTTCTAATTCAGAGGGGGAAGTGATCATTTGAGTACCTGAATAAAGAGTCAATGGCATTGTTACACCTATGAGAATTTGGtcgcccttttttttttaatacgagtgttatacaaaaaatttttctctccgtacacccaggaaaaaaaatgtgtgcTTTCATTTTGATGCTGAAATTTTACTGTTTCGACAGAAAATTCCTGGGCTGATCAACTTTCTTAgttgttctttttttgttttttatgagttttggtTACTGCGATGGGACCAAGCAGGATGAACCTTCCGAAGGGCATTGCAATAGAACAGAAAATGTTTGTGGTTGCAAGAAATGGACGTCAGGTCACTCTGTTTGAGAAGGGTTGGAAAGTTGCAATAGAGATGAGTTTGGGTCTAGTGACAGCTCGTTGGTTCTCTAAAGTATTAGACGATAGCCTGGAGGTTGGGAAGGAGTTCTACTCTGCATATTGAGATGGAGATAGAGGGTATATAGCCCAGTGGTGTTCGAACGCCAGAGGTTTCTTCATGGCGTTAGTGGAGTATGGAGGGGGAGGTCGCCGGAGTTGCATCTTTATTCCTGAAGATAGGAATGGAGCGGGATGGAGGAAACTTGCAAAGGAGCTGTTGGAAGCTGGAGGTGGCTGTCTGCGTCTGCCTCCATCAACAACGATGGGACACATGTCAACTTCTCGGTCGTACATGGAGGTGCTTCAAACACAGAAGAGGTCGCCTCGAGACGTGCAGTGTAGTGCTAGGGATAGCAGGTCAGGTTTAGGGGGGCACCACTCTTTCGGCAGGGGCTCAGAATCGACAGGGGGAAGGCAGAGAATTGGTTggtctgaaagaagaaagtTTATTGATGGCTTTGAACGAGTTGGAGAAGCGTCTGAGTGATATAGTTGAGGAAGTGAAGGGACTAAAACGGTGCATAAAGGGTAAGGGACTTATGCAGGATGGCCTGGGCCAGGCTTGTGGCATTTTGGGCTCCTACTCGGGCCGAGATAAAGGGCCCATGGGTTGCAAGGTCTCTGGCCAGCCGAAGGAAGTTGACAGGGCCATTGGCTCTGATGCTGGGCCTAAGCCCATGGGGAGGCCTCCATCGTGTAAGCAGCAAGGCTGGGTATGGAGGAAGAAGTTGCAGCGGGGCATGGGCTCGGTGACTGTAGCTGAGCCACCGTCGCAGGCGGAGGGTCAAGCGACCTCGCCGAAGTCGGCTGACGTTCCGTTCGAGTCCCTGCCGGCGTCGAGTGCCGTTATGGAGAACGGAAACGCGAACCTCAGTTGTCGCGTCTCTCTAAACAACTCTGTTGCGGGCGTCGACGATCCTTCAATGTCGGAATCTGCACAGAACCTCTCGCCGGTGACTTCTGGTGATCCCACGCTTTTAACCCAGGTGATTAGCACGTCGGAAATTGAAGAGGTGAATTTAATCCCCTCGGGATCCCCTATGTCTTTGGCTGGGCAGAGTATTTGTAACTCTCTCATTGGAGTTCGTGAGCTGGAATACTTATCGAACATTGGAGGGGATCACTGTGAAGTGCTCCTTGGGGGGGGGGTCTGACGGGGGAAACTTACAGTTGGCCATCTGTGAAGGCACTGAAGGGGACTGTCTTGAAGGGGGGGGGTTGCTGATCCCATATGTATGGTTCATCCTAGCCATTTCGGAATGGGTCTTTAAGAAAGTTGAAGATATTCAAGATATTATTGGGGTGTCCCATGTAGGTTATGAAGAACAGTTTAGAGCTCTTCTAGTGGCCATTGAAGACAATAGTTTGAAATCAGCTATTAAGAGAGATCGGGAACTCAAAAGGCTTGAATGTACTATCAAATATGCGGCAAAGGAAGAGAGTGGTGGAAGGGATAGACTTAAGGGGAGGGGGGAAGGGAGTGGTGGAAGGGGTAGACTCAAGGGGAGGGAGGCCACTCTTGcttatgaagcctaagatccTCTCTTGGAACGTGCGAGGGCTTAATGATCGCAATAAGCGCCTTCGCATTAACTCTTTATTGCGAGCTTCGAATGTTGATGTGGTGtgtttacaagaaacaaagttaCGGGTCATTGATAGAAGAATTATTCGTACTTTGTGGGGGTGTTCATATATGGGTTGGTCATACTTGGCTTCGTCTGAAGCGTCAGGTGGTATTCTActtatgtgggataaaagggtggtggaggCGGTAGAGGAGGGTGTTGGCTCCTTTTTGGTTGCGAGCTGCTTTAAAAATGTGGTAGATGGGTGGGAGTAGGCTTTCGCGGGTATATAAGGGCCTAACTCGAGTAGAGATAGGAGAAGACtttgggaggatttggtggGCTTATACTTTTCTTGGGAGGTGCCATGGTGTATGGGTGGGGATTTTAACATCGTTTGTTTTCCTAGCGAGAGATCGGGGGATTGTAGACTCTCTCTCACTATGGAAGAGTTCTCGGAATTCATTTTTGATCTAGATCTCATGGATTTTCCTATGGTCGGTAGTGAATTCACATGGTCTAATAGTCGGGGATGGccgagattggatagatttctagCCTTTTCGTCATGGGAGGCTCATTATCCGGATTTGTGCCAAAAGGGGCTAACCCATGTTTGCTCGGATCATTTTTCTATCCTATTAGATTGTGGAGGTATTCATGGGGGACGACGgtacttcaagtttgaaaatatgtggttagcaGATGATGGTTTTGTGGAGAAGGTGCGACTTTGGTGGGCCTCTTATCATTTTGAAGGTCCCCCCAGTTTCATTTTAGCAGGTAAGCTTAAGGCATTGAAACAAGATATAAAAAAGTGGAACTCGGAAGTTTTTGGTAATGTTGTCAACCAAAAAGAGTCCCTTATGGAGGAACTATAGGATTTGGAGGGAAGGGAGTTGATGGGAGATACATCGGAGGAGACGAAATTGAGGAAGAATTCAGTAGTGACGGATTTGGAGAGGGTTCtgttgatggaggagatttcaaGATCATATAGTGAAGTATTATGAAGATCTCCTTTCTGAGACAACAAAATGGCTTCCTAAACTTgatggtttgaaattttgaccaGCTGGTTGGAGAGGCCGTTTGAAGGAGCAGAGGTGCATCAGGTGCTGAGAGGTATGTGCAAAGATAAAGCCCCGGGTCTGGATGGCTTTTCTATGGCTTTTTTTCAGAAGTGTTGTGATATAGTGAAGGAAGAAGTGATGCAGGTTTTCCATGATTTTCATTCTTGTCATAGGTTTGAGAAGTCCCTAAATGTTACTTTTATTGCCCTCATTCCGAAGATAGCTGGTGCCTATGAGTTGAAAGATTTCCATCCTGTTAGTTTGGTGGGCGGGATTTATAAAATTGTTTCGAAGGTGTTAGCTAACCGTATGAGTATGGTGATggataaaatcatttctaaacCTTAAAATGCTTTCATTCGGGGTCGGCAAATACTGGATTCAGTTCTGATTGTGAACGAGTGTTTGGACAGCCGGATGAGAGAAGGCATTCCGAGGGTTCTTTGCAAGCTGGATATGGAAAAGCCATACGACCACGTGtgttgggattttcttttttatatgcttagaagatgtggctttggggataGGCGGTGTGGATGGGTTAAACATTGTGTTTCGACCGCTCggttttttgttttagttaatGGTAACTCACGTGGGTTTTTTCAGACCTTGAGGattttgagacaaggggatccgttatccccttttctttttgttattgttatggaggcattgagtcgCATGGTGGAGGCTGCAGTAGGAGAGTTCTTGCTGGTTTTTTGGTGGGAAACAATAGTAATCGTGTTATTTCAATTTCTCACTTATTATTTGCGGAtgatacaattattttttgtaatgctGAAAGTGGTCAGATTCAAGCTTTAAGGGCtgttttattgtgttttgaagctgttttaGGCCTCGAGGTGAACTTGGAAAAGTCGAAATTGGTACTGGTGAGGGGACGTGAGGAATATTAACTTCTTTGCCGATTTGTTGGGCTACAAAGTTGCTtctcttcctatgaaatatcttgggctTCTCTTGGGGGTGTCcttcaaaggaaaaaatatttggGACAGTGTTTTAGAGAAGGTTGAAAAAAGATTGTCGGGTTGAAAGCGGCTATATCTATCAAAAGGGGGGAGATTAACCTTTATCAAAAGTACCATTTCTAATCTTCCTACATATTATCTTTCTTTGTTTCCTTTACTGGTGGGTGTGGTAAATTGGATGAAAAATTGTTTTGAGCATTTTTGTATGGTGGTATGGGGGAGGTGAATAAATTTCATCATGTGAGTTGGCAAATGGTGAGCTGGCCGATTGTGAATGATGGTTTGGGGGTGcgaaatttgagtatttttaataagtcaTTATTAGGAAAGTagttgtggaggtatcaaatgGAAAGGGATTCAttgtggagagaggttattgTTCGGAAGTTTAGAAGTGAGTGGGGGGGAATGGTGTTCTAAGGAAGGTAGGGGGTGTTATGGTGTATGcctatggaaatttattagaaaggaGTGAACATCTTAAGTTTGTGGTTGGAGATGGTTTGGAGATGGTGCAAGAATCCgtttttgatttgatgaatggTGTGGTGAGAGACCTCTTAATACTGTTTTTCCGGTTGTCTTCAGCTTGGTTGGAAACCAGCAGGCTGCTGTTTCAGAGGTGTTGTGTCGTGCTAATGGGACTGTGCTTTGAAATGTTATTTTCACTAGAAATGCtcaggattgggaacttgatgagATTGCAggtttttttcatctttttgtatTCAGTGAAGATGGGAGGAAATAGGAGAGATTGTATGCTGTGGAAACATATGGGGAGTAATAAGTTTTCAGTTAAATCTTTTTACAAGGTTTTGACAGTCCAACAACATATCTCTTTTCCGTGGAAGAGCATCTGGAAGGTTTTTGTGCCGTCTAAAGTTGCCTTTTTTACATGGACAGCTGCatttgggaagattttgacagTTGATAATCTAAAGAAACGTGGTATGGTTGTTATGGagtggtgcttcatgtgtaagaagaatgagaaatcgattgatcatttacttttacattgtgaagTGGCTAGGGAGTTATGGGTTGGCATTCTTAGTAGAGCCGGGCTGAGTTGGGTtatgcctaagagtgtggtggatCCACTAGCATGCTAGAATAGGCATCACAATAGCTCTCAACTGGTAGCGGCGTGGAGGATGATAccttgtgcttaatgtggtgtttatggatggaaaggaatgatagGTGCTTTAACAACAAGGAGAGAGCAGTGGGAGAAATCTGGAATTTCTTTGTGTCTTCTTTttcagtggttttctgctattgtactaaagggagggaatgctcatgagtttttgttttcttttcagctttctagaatgtaattaggtgtctcattttgtatacttcctgtgtatatGGGTTTCACCTAGTTTCATTCGATTCAATAAAGGTTCttacttatcattttttttttaaaaaaaaaaaactttagaacTTTTTGCTCCCCTTGGACCTCCACAACATCCTATCCCCATCATTACCACCAAGCCTCAAAGAgtataaaaaactgaaaaaagctGAAACTTCATCAATTTCCTAGTCCTATACAGCTCTAGTAAAACaaacatttcttattttatcatttctttatttatttttattccaatattatatttgttttttttatattaaattacagGGAGGGCATTTTAGACAATCATTCAGAATCTTAGGGTTCCGTAATATCGGATTTATGGGATAGAGAATGCAAATTGAAAGAAAGTGgtagttttcttttgttttttttttttttttgggggggggggggggggggggtaccAAAATGTTGGTTTCTATAGTTTGGGTGCAATTGAAAAACTTCATGTTAGTTTGGGGGTGCAAAAGGAAATTtccccaaaaaatattataatcagATCAAGAAACTGTGATTATCAATTGGTTTAAACCGACATTTTTTGACTTCCAGCACGCATCCTGTCtttcaatatttataatataatccTAGGCTCACTATAATATCAGTTAATTAGTATATCATGGGGCCATTCTTTGGATCAGAACAGAGTCAACAGTCATCACAAATTTCTGTCCCAACCTTAAATTTCTGTTacacaaatctctctctctctctctctctctctctccctttacTGAAACAACAATTaaagttctattatttttcaacccAGAAGCATTCACATGCTCTCTACATCAGCCCCAAACAAACTTGGTTTTGTGCCTGTTTACATTTGTAACCAATGTGCAGCCTTGTAACCTTAATAAGTTGAATATTGCTGATTTCTCGGATAATGGTAGATGTTTAATGATAATACTTTCAAAGTCTTGCAAGTGTGTAGAGTCGTTGATGCAGGAAATATTTTTGAGTTGAATTTAATGAAGAAGAATAggttaaatttatcaaataataCTCTTTCTCGTGTATCTTTTTGCTTTGTGCTGATTTAACCTATCAAGCTTAGTTAAAATTTTAGAAGTATCCTTGATTAGTGGTAGTCTTCCCTAGATTTCTGCcccttttgtatttgaatatcTTACCAAAGCAAgattatttgtaatttcatGCATGTGATAATGATTTTCTCACTGCGTTCTAACCCCCACACATGCCCATTATAATTGATAATCATGCAGAAACATTCGTACGAGCTGATGGGGCCTTCATACCTTTTGCAGAAGATTTTAATATGAACAATGTGACTACATCTGTAAAAGGTGTGGGTGAGATAGGTGACATCAACATCATAGATTTGCAGTCTCCTATTAACAGTCTCATTGGACGGCAAGTAGTCAAAGTTGGAAGAAGTTCTGGGTTGACTACTGGGACCATAATGGCTTATGCCCTGGAATACAATGACGAAAAAGGGATATGTTTCTTTACTGATTTTCTTGTTGTTGGAGAGAACCAGCAGACATTTGACCTTGAAGGTGATAGTGGAAGCCTTATTCTCTTAACAGGCCAGAATGGGGAGAAGCCGCGAGCTGTTGGGATCATTTGGGGTGGGACGGCTAATCGGGGTCGGTTGAAACTAAAAGTTGGACAATCCCCAGAAAATTGGACTAGTGGAGTTGATCTTGGGCGCCTTCTTGACCTCCTTGAACTTGATCTCATCATAACCAGTGAAGGGCTTCAAGGTTTGTGCTTCTGGACCATTCtacatatttattttccttAGTCACCTGGCTTCCTTCTGCACAGAATTTTTGAAGAGCATGTCTCTTTCCTTATCTAGGACTAGACATCAAGGTCCCAAAAAAAGGGCCAAGCAATtggtttaatatttcttttattagtaGAAACACTCATTCATAGGAAAATACAAGCATGGATGACATGTTCTCAGATACTGCTAAGTAGGCTCATTTTAGGTTTAATGACGATGATTGTGAGATAAGAAAGTGTAGCATGATTGGTTAGTTTTTATAAGCTGAGAGAGATATGTTGATCCCTGACGCGTGattctttctttgttgttttatgGGAATATAGCTGCGTTGCAAGAGCAGAGGAATGCTTCAGCAGCAGGTATTGGTTCTACAGTTGCTGAGTCATCTCCTGCTTCCCGCATGCCATCAAAAGATAAACATGAAGAGAACTTTGAGCCACTTGGTTTCCATCACATTCCAGTTCAAGGCGAGTCCTATCCAGAAAGGAATGCACCATCCATACACATACACACCGAGTTTCACATAGAAAACGAAATTGAAACAGTTCCAAATGTAGAACACCAGTTCATTCCAAGTTTTGCTGCAAGATCTCCAGTTCAAATCAACCAAAACAATCATCTAGAATGTAAAAATCTCTCAGCATTAAGGAATGGCAGTGATGAAGAGATTTGTGTTTCATTGCAGTTAGGTGATCAGCCCGAATCAAAGAGAAGGAAGCATTCCAATTGTTCCTTCAACATCGAAGAACCATAATGAAGTGGGGACAAGAAAATTGGCTCATTTCTCTTAAGGGAACTGCATGTCTTATGAGGAATGAATGAGTTCTCTCACACAATTGTTCCTCCATTCTGGTATTTGAATCGTGGGGCTTCGAAATATTCCAAATTGCAATCATCTCCAGTGTCAAAACCTAAACGAAAATATGAGGGTTCATCAACTTTGGGGTCAATTGCCGTTCATCTGAGCTTGTTTTGGTCAAGGGTTACACTATAGGTTACATATGTGAGTCATGCAATATTTCAAAGATAAACGTGTAGATGGTACTTTTGTTAGTTGGTCTTTGATCTGTGTATCATTTGACGTCATTGTACCATGAGCACTCCTTGAGGTGGGAGTATGAACAGCTATTGATAGTCAAGCATCGAAAATGTTATTTTTGGCTAGCCGCCTGGTTTATTGAGTACCACATAGATCATGTGTaccccaacatttttttttattccacgtTTGTTGTAAAACAGCATGTATATGTCTTTACTGTCAATAAAGCAGCAGACTTGCATTTCCTCGCCGAAGGTTGTCAGTTAATGTTTCCAAAaagtttttaattgttttatttttttattttataacaaatcTGTTGTGTATTCTTTGTTATTGTGGAGTGCTCAAAGAGTACAAAAGTGATTGTATATAGCAGTTCTCGTATTGTAAAGGTGATTGTATATAGCAGTTCTCGTATTGTAAAGGGGGCTAACTTATTTACATCATGGGTGAAGTGTCTCATtggcttataaataaaataaaaatacctaaAATCAAGTCTCCCCATCATTAGTAGTGCTGTAGGTTGGGTACTATTAATGGCCCGGGTGGTTCTAACATTAGTTTGTAATCagtgatgtatatatataatttgtcacggcgatatttttacaaaatatctagttaacaaaaataactagatatatataattccattttttttttccccattaaCTTTGTGCTATCAGTCCTCTCTGACTTATTATGACAAAGACGATATCAGTGATCATAACGGATGACACTGTTTTGATCCTCTGGTTGGTTGGTGATATGATTAATAATTAGGACATcgtaactttataatttattttattttaattcaaccaCTTTTATTTACCTGCTTGGGGCCTAGAGCTAGATCATGACAACATACAATATGGCCGATTGCATGATCGATGAGATGTTGTactcttctatatatatatacacatacacacacatgactcttcctaatatatatattaattctagTTCGGCTATGATTACAATTTATATTACAGCTGCAAGTTCCACGCACCTTCCAATTTCATATGAATGGtccatgtatgtatgtatgcatattatataatatatgtatttatttatttgtatatacaTAATACACATGAAATATAGCCACAATTCGGTctatatatatcatttggaaGGAAAGGAACAACAGACTCTATGGAATCAAAATTATTTAGCAACTAATTGGAGAATTATGTGCTGCATGAGAGATGATCAAGTACTTCTGTATTAAAACCAAGTTGATCTCTTTATCAAGGTTTCGACCATCTCCGCATAATATTAGTCTTGCAAGGAAGTGGGGGGATTAAGATCTACTggtctagctagctagctgtctCTTGCTTGGTTGTCTACATGCTCGATCTTTTCAGGTGAAGTGGCTTTATTGGTGCTGATGCTTTCCATGCTATCCCTGCTTGCCGTTGAAGTACTGCTGTTTGAGTACTAGTACTGTTTTTACTAAGGTAActgctgcatgcatgcttgctCGTGTTGGAACTCCTCCTGTCATATTATTGTACGTGTTGCTTTGGCCGGATTGCTGGAAAGTCTGTAGTGCCAGTGTTAATTGTAATTCGCACACGATATATATTCACCATCTGACTATCATCTGCTGCCACTGCTACTACTTGCTGGAACCTGCTGCTAATAGCTAGGTGCTGGTGCATGCTGATCTCTTTGGgttgtttttgggttttgtaTCGTCTGAGGTGTTGATTGTTATTATGTATTCCTTTGTCACAAGTGAAGTGAgagtttatcaataaaattttgggcTTTGTCGGACGTATCCGAAGATGTCATCAATTAAATACATGCATGCGACCACTATATGATCTTAAATTTACGTATTCATACTTCGGGTTTCGAAAATGAGTATTTAAACATAAAGTACGTACTGATGATCAGCGATTGAACAGTACCAAAATAGATCAATTGCAATTAACAAATATATTGATTGGGTGTCTGACTTTAATTAGATATATTATACGTCCTTGATCCGTTGCATGTATACCATGTTCATGTCTtgttagactatatatatatatatatatatatatatatatatattatataaactgcTAGATCAATATGAACATCAAAACGTACTGGACACGTAATAGCAGTAGATCATGTGACAAAGGTAAAACAATAGTAGTCGTACCTTTTCAGTCCCTTTTTCTGAAagatgaatgaaagcatgagaTGGTAAATGAGATGAATATATAGATATTGAGATTTGAGAGaccacacacacatatatatgatcagaGAGCAACAGCTATCTATCTGTGCATGATATACATGTAAAGTACCAGCGGCCAAAAGTGCAACTACGCTTTGATAACTGCCTCGTTGGCTTGTCTTGAGAATTTGTTTTACATTATGGTTCTAGTCTTCCAGATACTACCACAAAAATCAAGACAAAAATGCACATGCCTAGCGAGAGACAGAGATCAGAGATTTTCGTTTtcgttttcaaaatattattacgAGGCATGGCTGGTTCTGGGTGAGTTGAAAACTCAAGAAGCCATGACAGCTAGCATGGACAAGCAGGTGCGTGGCATCTTTCAtgtcatgtatgtatgtattcatAAGTACTACTATATGTCTGTGGAAAGCCAAATAATTATAGCTAGCTTCTGAATGCAAAATCACTACAGAAAAATGAATTGGTCTAgttcttgatcaaaatcaacaacaaaactTCTCCATGAGATCAGAAGatacaagaaataaaacaaatatagaaTATTGGATGATCAATACCTGCTGGAATGCATTTGTAGAGTATGAACCAGTACTAGTATACATCCTTAAAAAGATGCGAAGGTTTCTTCCTTTGTCGGAAGTGAGTGATTGAAGCTGCAGGATGACCTGATGGAACCATATTATCTACGAAGTTGAAGTGGAACGAGATTTAATTTCTCGTTGATTCTAGTTAATAATCCTTGGCTTCCTCGAAAACCCCTTTAAAAACTTATCTGTTTAGCTATagaatcaatattaatattactcaCATATTCATCGAATAAAATCAAGCAAAATTGATCTAGATGAAGCAGGCcaggtgatatatatatatatatatatatatatatatatatatagttcatatatttttttcgaGGACATATAAACCATATGGGTTCCGCCAAATATATTCTCCGCACCTAAGTGGCTACATATCTGAATTTGTTGGTGCAAGATTCACGCTATTGTCTAGACTGATTGGTTCTTACCAGATCATGCTGGCAGCTTCAACCTCTCAAACCAACAAACCGGACAAGTGAGATCCAAGAACCAGAACGATGAATAGCATCTGGACTTTGTTGGAAACCACCTGTAAGGAACACTGGAAGAACTAAGAAGCTTGACTCTCCCATAAATATTGTCGAAAGGAGGCACGAGATATGCATGCTTTAGGGGCGCTTCTCGTGACTCAAACCTAGATCtccatctatatataaataaataaatgcttttGTTATGCAGTACGTCTCGGGCTagatctctcttcctcttcttgtaCCGTGCTATAGATGAAGTATTCAATGGTGGGTTTGGTCTTTACAGCTATTGACACtgacctctctctctatctctctctctccctctctggtTTGTAGTTTGcaattataaatgaaatgaacgGAGACCAGTGTGTGCTGTCAGCAGCTTGGTCCGAAACTAAAAGGCAAATACTTGAATAAATGGGTTAGTACTGCTTTACATATCAAAAACCAACAACATTACTGTTGGGTTTAATGTTACCATAAAGATGGAGTCCTTAGTTGTAATCAAGTTTTTAAGTACTGAGGGTTCTTTAATAAATTACGGGGTgtcgttttctttaaaaaacaaaaaaatttaatagtacTGATCAAAGTATTTGCATCCTGCGCAAGGTGgcatgtgtataaatatatatatacatggggtttataataaaaagttgtttttattctttttttttttttttttagtggacGTTATTATATATAAGCAATAAATATATGCTACTAGGTATACCTAAAACTTACCAATAAGTTATCCaccatttgatatatataactTGGATCACTTTAATCTTGAGCATCACTAACTATATATCAAACTGATTCGCTTGATATCTTGGCCAACTTCTAGTTTTGTTTgctgaaaatgatttatatcttgGTACACGTACGGCTTCCCAGCTTTGTATTTATGTCCTCCACCCAAACTAGTAACCCCAACCAATTGCAAATAGTAACCTTTTGGTGATTGCTTTAAATTCGTGTACTGCACTTTATGATCCAAAGCTTAGAAAGGTTTTAGCCCAGAATAAGAGTACTTGGTGATGAAGTAGTAGGGTGGGTTTCTCGCGCGGGTCATTAATTACATTTGCAAAATGCAGCTGGGGAAACTAGCGGGCGGCCGGTTTCCATGAGCTCAGTCAAGACGCCAGCTTGGTCGGTACTActacagctagctagctttacaAGTCCAATAATATCatgccattattttttttctcacaagCATTACtgtttcattatttatatgaaGGGCATCATGAATCAGCTTTATACGTTGGTAATTGCCTGGTGGAATCGGTTGAGGGTGTCGCTCTCTTTTGTCCTTTGCTTTGGTGGTTCTTCTGTCTTTGGTGCTTTTGGATGACAAACGATGGCATATCGACCAACCCTAATGGAAGGGAAAAGGACCACATGCACCTTTTTTGAATAGTAGGGCTTGATTATTGATGGATATTATCACGTGATTTCTTTGTAAGTTAGCTCAGTGAATTGAATGATCTCAATTGATCAAGGTAGGTGTGGCAATGGTTATGAATAAATAAGTTCAAATCTAGagccttctcttttctttttttttttttttttccccttatattttcctttacatTTGGCCCCACTTATGTTTCATTACTCACCTATCCTGATGCCGTATTGATAGGGTTTGCGAGGTTGCTTTTATTTTGTCCCAACTTTTCGGTTTCTTTTCAAGGGTATTGATGCAGATTCATTCAGTGGATTGCATCATCGATCTCTAATAAGAGTTAATGGTGAACATACCAATATTCAGAGCAGAACAACTATATATTGAGGCTCTGAAGAAAATCAATTAAAGTTAATTCTAGTTTCAACTATGTTTTGCTGAAGATCATGACCAATTGTCTTAATCCTGCA
Encoded proteins:
- the LOC121267759 gene encoding protein NARROW LEAF 1 isoform X3, giving the protein MDRNRLHLRFHHSGSTQSDESALDLERSCCYYSNLPSSCPSPQQPFASGAQHSESNAAYFSWPTSSRLNDAAEDRANYFGNLQKGVLPETLGQLPTGLQATSLLELMTIRAFHSKILRLVSLGTAIGFRIRKGVLTDIPAILVFVARKVHRQCLNHVQCLPAALEVASQETYGTLGAIVKSRTGNRQVGFLTNRHVAVDLDYPNQKMFHPLPPSLGPGVYLGAVERATSFITDDLWYGIFAGTNPETFVRADGAFIPFAEDFNMNNVTTSVKGVGEIGDINIIDLQSPINSLIGRQVVKVGRSSGLTTGTIMAYALEYNDEKGICFFTDFLVVGENQQTFDLEGDSGSLILLTGQNGEKPRAVGIIWGGTANRGRLKLKVGQSPENWTSGVDLGRLLDLLELDLIITSEGLQAALQEQRNASAAGIGSTVAESSPASRMPSKDKHEENFEPLGFHHIPVQGESYPERNAPSIHIHTEFHIENEIETVPNVEHQFIPSFAARSPVQINQNNHLECKNLSALRNGSDEEICVSLQLGDQPESKRRKHSNCSFNIEEP
- the LOC121267759 gene encoding protein NARROW LEAF 1 isoform X1 gives rise to the protein MDRNRLHLRFHHSGSTQSDESALDLERSCCYYSNLPSSCPSPQQPFASGAQHSESNAAYFSWPTSSRLNDAAEDRANYFGNLQKGVLPETLGQLPTGLQATSLLELMTIRAFHSKILRLVSLGTAIGFRIRKGVLTDIPAILVFVARKVHRQCLNHVQCLPAALEGPGGVWCDVDVVEFSYFGAPAPTPKEQLYTELVDGLRGSDPCIGSGSQVASQETYGTLGAIVKSRTGNRQVGFLTNRHVAVDLDYPNQKMFHPLPPSLGPGVYLGAVERATSFITDDLWYGIFAGTNPETFVRADGAFIPFAEDFNMNNVTTSVKGVGEIGDINIIDLQSPINSLIGRQVVKVGRSSGLTTGTIMAYALEYNDEKGICFFTDFLVVGENQQTFDLEGDSGSLILLTGQNGEKPRAVGIIWGGTANRGRLKLKVGQSPENWTSGVDLGRLLDLLELDLIITSEGLQAALQEQRNASAAGIGSTVAESSPASRMPSKDKHEENFEPLGFHHIPVQGESYPERNAPSIHIHTEFHIENEIETVPNVEHQFIPSFAARSPVQINQNNHLECKNLSALRNGSDEEICVSLQLGDQPESKRRKHSNCSFNIEEP
- the LOC121267759 gene encoding protein NARROW LEAF 1 isoform X2, which encodes MDRNRLHLRFHHSGSTQSDESALDLERSCCYYSNLPSSCPSPQQPFASGAQHSESNAAYFSWPTSSRLNDAAEDRANYFGNLQKGVLPETLGQLPTGLQATSLLELMTIRAFHSKILRLVSLGTAIGFRIRKGVLTDIPAILVFVARKVHRQCLNHVQCLPAALEGPGGVWCDVDVVEFSYFGAPAPTPKEQLYTELVDGLRGSDPCIGSGSQVASQETYGTLGAIVKSRTGNRQVGFLTNRHVAVDLDYPNQKMFHPLPPSLGPGVYLGAVERATSFITDDLWYGIFAGTNPEDFNMNNVTTSVKGVGEIGDINIIDLQSPINSLIGRQVVKVGRSSGLTTGTIMAYALEYNDEKGICFFTDFLVVGENQQTFDLEGDSGSLILLTGQNGEKPRAVGIIWGGTANRGRLKLKVGQSPENWTSGVDLGRLLDLLELDLIITSEGLQAALQEQRNASAAGIGSTVAESSPASRMPSKDKHEENFEPLGFHHIPVQGESYPERNAPSIHIHTEFHIENEIETVPNVEHQFIPSFAARSPVQINQNNHLECKNLSALRNGSDEEICVSLQLGDQPESKRRKHSNCSFNIEEP